A stretch of the Cottoperca gobio unplaced genomic scaffold, fCotGob3.1 fCotGob3_330arrow_ctg1, whole genome shotgun sequence genome encodes the following:
- the LOC115005607 gene encoding fatty acyl-CoA reductase 1-like isoform X2, whose product MVNIPEYYAGKTVLITGATGFMGKVLLEKLLRSCPEVKSVYVMVRSKAGQSPQARIADMINCKLFERLQDEQPGFAEKIIAVSSDLIQPQLDLSKEDQSVLADNVNIVFHCAATIRFNEPLKDAMQLNVLATQKMLALAHRMKHLEVFLHVSTAYANCDRELIEEIVYTPPIDYRRLIDSLDWMDDELVSALTPKLIGERPNTYTFTKALAEYMVQQEAGDLNVAIVRPSIVGASWKEPFPGWIDNFNGPSGIFIAAGKGILRTMRASNDAVADLVPVDVVINATLAAAWYSGSQTLNRSKNLLVYNCTTGGINPFRWGEVEYCINMTFKTNPLEQAFRRPNVNLRSNPLTNQYWTTVSHTLPALLYDGYLRLTGSKPRMMKTITRLHKAMMVLEYFTSHSWVWNNDNVAMLIAQLSPEDKKVFNFDVRQLHWAEYMESYCMGTKKYVLNEELSGLPAARKHLNKLRNIRYSFNTILVVLIWRVFIARSRWPETSGTLW is encoded by the exons ATGGTGAACATCCCAGAATACTATGCAGGGAAAACTGTGCTGATCACTGGAGCAACAGGCTTCATGGGCAAG GTTCTGCTGGAGAAACTGCTGAGGTCCTGCCCAGAAGTCAAAAGTGTCTATGTGATGGTCCGGTCAAAAGCTGGTCAGAGCCCTCAGGCCCGCATCGCCGACATGATCAACTGCAAG TTGTTTGAAAGACTGCAAGATGAGCAACCAGGCTTTGCAGAGAAGATCATAGCAGTGAGCAGTGACCTCATACAGCCACAGCTGGATCTGAGTAAAGAGGATCAGAGCGTCCTGGCTGACAACGTTAACATTGTTTTCCACTGTGCCGCCACCATCCGCTTTAATGAGCCACTCAA AGATGCAATGCAGCTGAATGTCCTGGCCACCCAGAAGATGCTGGCACTGGCCCACAGGATGAAGCACCTGGAGGTCTTCCTTCATGTCTCCACAGCCTATGCCAACTGTGACCGAGAGCTTATTGAAGAAATTGTATACACTCCCCCCATAGATTACCGCAGACTCATCGATTCTCTGGA CTGGATGGATGACGAGCTGGTGTCTGCTCTGACTCCCAAGCTGATTGGGGAACGTCCCAACACCTACACCTTCACCAAAGCCTTGGCTGAGTATATGGTGCAGCAGGAGGCCGGGGACCTCAATGTAGCCATCGTCAGACCTTCCATAGTTGGCGCCAGCTGGAAAGAGCCCTTCCCA GGTTGGATTGATAACTTCAATGGACCTAGTGGAATATTCATTGCC GCTGGTAAGGGGATCCTGCGTACAATGAGAGCGTCTAATGATGCTGTGGCTGACCTGGTGCCTGTGGACGTGGTCATCAACGCCACGCTGGCTGCAGCATGGTACTCTGGATCCCAGACACTCAACAG GTCTAAAAATCTCCTGGTTTACAACTGCACAACCGGTGGGATCAACCCGTTTCGCTGGGGGGAAGTTG AGTACTGTATAAACATGACCTTCAAGACCAATCCCTTAGAGCAGGCCTTCAGAAGGCCCAATGTCAATCTGCGCTCCAACCCCTTAACTAATCAGTACTGGACCACTGTCAGCCACACGCTGCCAGCCCTGCTCTATGACGGCTATCTCAGGCTGACGGGCAGCAAGCCTCG GATGATGAAGACAATCACACGCCTCCACAAAGCCATGATGGTGTTGGAGTATTTCACTAGTCACTCCTGGGTTTGGAACAATGACAACGTAGCCATGCTGATTGCCCAGCTGAGCCCAGAGGATAAGAAG gTGTTCAATTTTGATGTGCGTCAGCTGCACTGGGCGGAGTACATGGAGAGTTACTGTATGGGCACAAAAAAATATGTCCTCAATGAAGAGCTGTCGGGCCTGCCTGCTGCACGCAAACACCTCAACAA GCTGAGGAACATCCGCTATAGCTTCAACACCATCCTGGTGGTGCTCATTTGGCGCGTCTTCATCGCCCGATCCAGATGGCCAGAAACATCTGGTACTTTGTGGTGA
- the LOC115005607 gene encoding fatty acyl-CoA reductase 1-like isoform X1, whose amino-acid sequence MVNIPEYYAGKTVLITGATGFMGKVLLEKLLRSCPEVKSVYVMVRSKAGQSPQARIADMINCKLFERLQDEQPGFAEKIIAVSSDLIQPQLDLSKEDQSVLADNVNIVFHCAATIRFNEPLKDAMQLNVLATQKMLALAHRMKHLEVFLHVSTAYANCDRELIEEIVYTPPIDYRRLIDSLDWMDDELVSALTPKLIGERPNTYTFTKALAEYMVQQEAGDLNVAIVRPSIVGASWKEPFPGWIDNFNGPSGIFIAAGKGILRTMRASNDAVADLVPVDVVINATLAAAWYSGSQTLNRSKNLLVYNCTTGGINPFRWGEVEYHVISTFKRNPLEQAFRRPHVNLTSNHLINQYWIAVSHKAPAFLYDLYLRLIGREPRMMKTITRLHKAMMVLEYFTSHSWVWNNDNVAMLIAQLSPEDKKVFNFDVRQLHWAEYMESYCMGTKKYVLNEELSGLPAARKHLNKLRNIRYSFNTILVVLIWRVFIARSRWPETSGTLW is encoded by the exons ATGGTGAACATCCCAGAATACTATGCAGGGAAAACTGTGCTGATCACTGGAGCAACAGGCTTCATGGGCAAG GTTCTGCTGGAGAAACTGCTGAGGTCCTGCCCAGAAGTCAAAAGTGTCTATGTGATGGTCCGGTCAAAAGCTGGTCAGAGCCCTCAGGCCCGCATCGCCGACATGATCAACTGCAAG TTGTTTGAAAGACTGCAAGATGAGCAACCAGGCTTTGCAGAGAAGATCATAGCAGTGAGCAGTGACCTCATACAGCCACAGCTGGATCTGAGTAAAGAGGATCAGAGCGTCCTGGCTGACAACGTTAACATTGTTTTCCACTGTGCCGCCACCATCCGCTTTAATGAGCCACTCAA AGATGCAATGCAGCTGAATGTCCTGGCCACCCAGAAGATGCTGGCACTGGCCCACAGGATGAAGCACCTGGAGGTCTTCCTTCATGTCTCCACAGCCTATGCCAACTGTGACCGAGAGCTTATTGAAGAAATTGTATACACTCCCCCCATAGATTACCGCAGACTCATCGATTCTCTGGA CTGGATGGATGACGAGCTGGTGTCTGCTCTGACTCCCAAGCTGATTGGGGAACGTCCCAACACCTACACCTTCACCAAAGCCTTGGCTGAGTATATGGTGCAGCAGGAGGCCGGGGACCTCAATGTAGCCATCGTCAGACCTTCCATAGTTGGCGCCAGCTGGAAAGAGCCCTTCCCA GGTTGGATTGATAACTTCAATGGACCTAGTGGAATATTCATTGCC GCTGGTAAGGGGATCCTGCGTACAATGAGAGCGTCTAATGATGCTGTGGCTGACCTGGTGCCTGTGGACGTGGTCATCAACGCCACGCTGGCTGCAGCATGGTACTCTGGATCCCAGACACTCAACAG GTCTAAAAATCTCCTGGTTTACAACTGCACAACCGGTGGGATCAACCCGTTTCGCTGGGGGGAAGTTG AGTACCATGTAATATCCACATTCAAGAGGAACCCCCTTGAGCAGGCCTTCCGTCGGCCCCATGTTAATCTAACATCCAATCACCTAATCAATCAGTACTGGATCGCCGTGAGCCACAAGGCTCCGGCCTTCCTCTATGATCTGTACCTCAGGCTGATTGGACGAGAGCCCAG GATGATGAAGACAATCACACGCCTCCACAAAGCCATGATGGTGTTGGAGTATTTCACTAGTCACTCCTGGGTTTGGAACAATGACAACGTAGCCATGCTGATTGCCCAGCTGAGCCCAGAGGATAAGAAG gTGTTCAATTTTGATGTGCGTCAGCTGCACTGGGCGGAGTACATGGAGAGTTACTGTATGGGCACAAAAAAATATGTCCTCAATGAAGAGCTGTCGGGCCTGCCTGCTGCACGCAAACACCTCAACAA GCTGAGGAACATCCGCTATAGCTTCAACACCATCCTGGTGGTGCTCATTTGGCGCGTCTTCATCGCCCGATCCAGATGGCCAGAAACATCTGGTACTTTGTGGTGA